Proteins from a genomic interval of Rhipicephalus microplus isolate Deutch F79 chromosome 6, USDA_Rmic, whole genome shotgun sequence:
- the l(1)G0004 gene encoding RNA-binding protein pno1, with amino-acid sequence MPDTTAEPAKMADDGFKIVQRKANRKRKMAVDEDEDAKKGRPLYPPAKQEKLEGKTEIRKIPIPAHRRRPLQDNWGKILTPIVEHLYLQIRWKKDTHCVEIRTCKETKEPSALQKAADFVRAFAMGFDVDDALALVRLDELFLESFDIEDVKTLKGDHMARCIGRLAGKGGRTKFTIENVTKTRIVLADRKVHILGSYQNIRAARTAICNLVLGKPPSKVYGTMRQLANRIGERF; translated from the exons ATGCCCGATACGACGGCAGAACCGGCAAAGATGGCCGACGACGGCTTCAAGATCGTCCAGAGAAAGGCCAACCGAAAGCGCAAGATGGCAGTTGACGAGGACGAGGATGCCAAAAAAGGACGGCCCCTTTACCCTCCCGCCAAGCAGGAGAAACTG GAAGGCAAGACAGAGATTCGGAAGATACCCATACCTGCACACAGGCGGAGACCACTGCAAGATAACTGGGGGAAGATCCTCACGCCCATCGTGGAGCACCTCTACCTGCAGATACGGTGGAAAAAAGACACCCACTGCGTTGAAATTCGG ACCTGCAAGGAAACCAAAGAGCCTAGTGCACTTCAAAAGGCTGCCGATTTCGTGCGGGCGTTTGCCATGGGCTTTGATGTTGAC GATGCCCTGGCTCTGGTTCGTCTAGATGAGCTCTTTCTCGAGTCGTTTGACATAGAAGATG TGAAGACCCTCAAGGGGGACCACATGGCCAGGTGCATCGGGCGACTGGCGGGAAAGGGTGGCCGGACCAAGTTCACCATTGAAAACGTCACCAAGACTCGTATCGTCCTCGCTGACAG AAAAGTACACATCCTTGGTTCCTACCAGAACATCAGGGCTGCAAGGACGGCTATTTGCAATTTGGTCCTTG GTAAACCACCATCGAAGGTCTATGGAACAATGCGGCAGCTGGCAAACCGTATAGGAGAAAGattctaa